In the genome of Blastopirellula retiformator, the window ATATCAGCCCGGCTCAGCTCGAGCTCGATCGTCAGGTCGCCGCCGAGCGAAAGCTGGCCCTCACCACGGTCGAAGCGTCGATGGACGATCTCTCGATGCTCGGCACAGCCGACTTTGACGTGGTGATCAATCCGGTCAGCACTTGCTATTTGCCTGACCTGCGTTCGGTCTATGCCGAGGTCGCGCGGCTGTTGGCCGATGGCGGCACGTACATCAGTCAGCACAAAACGCCGACCAGCCTGCAGACCGACATCCGCCGCAGCCCCGGTGGGTACGAATTGATCGAGCCGTACTACCGCCGCGGTCCGCTTCCGGCGGTCGCCGGCAGTCGCCATCGCGAAGAAGGGACGCTTGAGTACCTGCACCGCTGGGAAGAGCTGATCGGCCTGATGTGCCGAAATGGTTTCGTGATCGAGGACCTGGTCGAACCGATGCACGCCAAAGAGGACGCCGAGGCCGACTCGTTCGCCGATCGCAGTCGGTACGTGGCGCCGTACGTGCGAATCAAAGCCCGCCGCGTCGGTCAGGCGGCGCAGCAAGAAAGCCGCGGGGCGATCTGGCTGCCGGGCAGCTAGAGCGTTTTTCTGATAGCAGTAGCGTTTCTGGCGTTGGTGAGGCAAGCTGGTCAAGGCGACCGAAGCAGGCGAATCCTCAAGATTCGTCGATGCAGGTCAACGCCGACCAGCGCGGCCACAACCAGCCAGAACGATACAGATGGAGGAAAACCGCTCTAACTGCCTGTTGAAAAATGCCATCGTGGCATTTTCCAACCTCGCCAGGCTCAGAGCATAGCTCTTCGCGGCTCGCAAAATAACGACTTACGTCGTTATTTTGGGATCGCATCCCTGCGATCACGCAGTCCGTCGAGAAAATCAACGGACTGCTAAAGGCCTCGTGTCGATCTAATCGCAGGCGATGTCGCGCCGATCGACACGCGGCGTCACTCTTTGGCCTCGCCAAAACTGACGTGACAGCATCCAAATCGGGACCTCGCTTACACTTCGGTCGAAGTGTGGCGAAACCGCCAATTTGGCACAAAACTTGCAGATATTGTTTAACAGTAGATGACTGCAAGAAGGCACGTTCTCAACCGTACAGTAACTAGGATGCAGAACGACGCTGCTCCTACAAAGTCGCGGATGCAACGCTTGGTTGGCGGCCTCCTTCTCGATTGGGAGGCCGCTGACCGTTTTTTGTTTCTTGGCCTAGCGATTGAACAGCTTGTCCAAGCCGCGGTTCAGACCACGCTCAAGCAGGTCCTGCGCCGCGCCGCCAATTGCCTGGCCGGCGATTGCTTCGAGCGCCCGGTCGTCAATCTTCGGGCTGTCGAGCGTTCCGCTGATCGGCACTTCCAGCGTTTGCCCTTTCAGGCTTGCCAGGGCCGGGTTGCTTTGGATCCAGGCATCCTGCACCGGAATTCGGGCGACCATCTGAATCGTCTGGTCAATCCCGACCGAACCCTGGCTGATGATCTGCACCGAGTCGATCTGCATCGTCAGGTTCTGGTGATAGACGCGACCGCCGGTCATCTGCACCGGCACTTGTTGGTCGGGCATTCGCATCAGCACCGTCTCGTTCGGATTGACCTGACCAGGGATCTGCTTCTTGACGATCGCTTGGATCTGTTTCGCCACGACGACGTATTGATAGGCCAGCGGCCCCGGGCGAACCTCGGCGCCATGGATCATCAGCGTACCAACCGCTTCGCCGCCCATCGGGTTGAGTAGCGGGAAGTCAGCCTGCTGCACATCAAGTGAGAAGCGTCCTTCCGCCCGGGTCGAATCGGCCAATAGCGGCGCGGCGTACTTCATCCAGCCTTGGCACATCTGCGGCGTGATCGCCAGGTTCTCGACCATGCGGCTCTGCGGCAATTGCAACAGCGGTGGATTGGTCAGCAGCGTCACCCGCGGCCGTGCGTTGAGCTTGCCTCCGCTGATCTCCATCGCCAGCGGATCAAAGTTGACGACTCCTTCGTTCAGGTTCGCTTTGATGTTGGCGGCGCCGATCGGCACGCCGTACAGCGTCGCTTGTTGCCAGGCGATCGAACCGGCGGCCGCCAGTTGCGGTGACAGCCAGGCGAACGGCGCCGTCGACTGCGAGTCTGCAGCGGTTAACGGTCCCGAGATTTGAAACGGCGACTGCTGTTTGCCGGTCAGCTTTACCTCTTGGCCGGCGAACGCCGCGATCACTGGAGCGAGCTTGTCCCAGTCGTATTTGGAATTCCCCTGCAGGTTGGCGATTGGCGCGGTCGACCACTGCTGCACTTTGCCAGCGACGTCAAATTGCACCGCATCGGTGCTCAGGTTCATTTTTTCAATCGTCGCCGTGTCGGCCGCGTCGATTTGACAGTTCAACTCAAACGCCACGCTCGGCTCGCGCCAGACGACGTCATACTGTGCGCCGCCTCCGGCGTTGCCCGCCATGCTGACCTGCGTCATCTGCGGCGCCGCAACACGCGACAAAGCGCCCAGCTGGAAGTTCTTCACCTCGCCGACGATTCGGGCCGTGGCGCCGCCGGTCTCCTGGGTGAAGTTCAAGCTGCCGGCCAGTTCGCCGGCCGGCAGAAACGCCGGCTGCGCGGCCCACCGTTTCCACTGCATCGTGCGGCTGAGATCCAGCCGATACGCAATGCTGCCAACGGCCGCTCCTTTGCGACCAGCGGTCGGCGGCAAGAAATTGACTTGCTTGCCGCGGGCCGAGATGGTCGTACCGACCATCGTGAAGTTGGGCGAAGTGATCCGTCCATCCTGCAACCCGTAGGTCAGGTTCCCTTCGACTTCCAGATTCGGTTCAAAGACGTTCAGCGTCGGCGACGACAGGGCGAAGTTGCTGAGCGACGCCTTGATGTCGGAGACCGCCACTTGCTGCTCCGACAGAACCACGCCGGCGGTCGCCGCCGTCGTTCCATCGAGTCGCACTTGGCCCAGGTTCATCAGCCCAGCCAGACGATTCTGCCAATGTCCGAGCGAGCCATTGAGTTGCAGCTTCAGTTGCTTCGGCTCGACGCCCCCTAACTCGATTGGGGCGATGGTCTCTAGCGATAGCAAGTCTTGGCCGGCAATCCAGCTGAAGGTCCCCGTTTCGACGACCGCATTGTCGCGAACGGTCGCGTTGAATTTGATTTCGGCGGCGGCGTCATTCCAAACGTCGACCCCATCGCGGATTGCCCGCATGTTGGCGCCGCGGAACGAACCCGCCAGCGAGGCGACGTTGGCGTTTTGCCGTTGAACTTGCACGTACCCATCCGCAGCGCCAGCGAGTTCGACGCCCAGATCAAGAAACTGGGCGAGTTCCGCCGACAGCTTCGCCAGGTCGATCATCATATGAATCTGGGCGCCGGTCGCGTCGCCGGTTCCGTCGGCGACCAGGAAGCTCGACTTCGCTTCGGCACGCTGCAGTTGCAGTCCCGACGGCCCCTGAACCAACGCCAAATCGACCGACAGCGGATCATCCCAGGCCACCGCCTGGCCCGACACAACCGCGCCGACATCGCTGACATTGCCAATCGCGGTGATCAACCCAGGTTGCTGCGGATCGTGCGACAGCTGGAACACGGCTTGGCCTGACTGAATCACCGCGTCTTCGCGCAGCCGCATCAGTTGAGGGAACTTAGCCGACATCTTTTCGAGATCGACCGTGCCTCCCACACGCCACGCTTGTTCGCTTGCGGCGACCGGCAGGGCGGTGAAGTCGGTCAACTGCGAGATCGGCACATCGCCGTCAGCGACGAAGTTGGCGCCAAAGTCGGTTGTAACGGCGACTTCTTCCGCTTGAAGGCGACCGCCGCCATGCAGCAGCTTCCCGCGAAAGGCGACTTGCCCATTGCTGACCGGTTTCGGCCCCAAAACCTGCGGCCAGGAAATGCCGCCGAAGACGGCCTGCATGTCGCCAGAGACCGTATTTCCTTCGGCCGATTGGGCAAGCCGCAGCTTGCCATCGAGTTTGCCTTGCGTGCGTAGTTCCGTTTCTAATCGGGTCGCGATCGCTTGCGCCAAACCAAGCGGCACATTGGTCGCAATCACGTCGACGACCGCTTCTTCCGCGGTTAGATTCCCCTGCGCTTGCAACTGTCCCGTTTGTTCAGCTTGTTTGACGGCGGTCTGCAGGGTGAAACCTTGCGCCAGCCCCCCTTCGGCAGTCGCGGTCGAATTGAAATCGGCAGCGAAATCGTCGAGCGACCACTGATCGTCCGACGTCGTTTCCCGAATCTCGATCGTCCCCTCGCGGATCGTCAGGTTCATCTTCGGCAGCGCGACCGGGTCGGTGGCCGCGGCGACTTCCTCTTCAACCGCTTCGTATTCCGCAGGCGGAAAGAGAATCGCTTCGATGTTGCTCGTACCAGGCGACACGACAATGTCGGCCGACGGCCGGAGAATCTCGACGACGCCCAGATCGCGCTGGCTCATCATCAAGCTCAGCAGCGACTTGCTGGTCTTCAGCTCTTCGATCGAAGCGACGACGTTCCCTTCGGTGTCGGCGAGGGTGACGTTGCGCAGCGTCGTGGCCGACATCCAGCCAAGCGATGCGCTGCCGACCGAAGCCTTGCCATTGATGTCGCCGGTCGCGGACGCAACGACAATGCCCAACAGC includes:
- a CDS encoding class I SAM-dependent methyltransferase; the protein is MSTDQDPPESHSQTLDHNRTAWDRKVQQRDRFARPAKDEDFRDPLALVDRWGWLGGSVVGKRILCLGAGGGRQGPLYAAAGGIVTVVDISPAQLELDRQVAAERKLALTTVEASMDDLSMLGTADFDVVINPVSTCYLPDLRSVYAEVARLLADGGTYISQHKTPTSLQTDIRRSPGGYELIEPYYRRGPLPAVAGSRHREEGTLEYLHRWEELIGLMCRNGFVIEDLVEPMHAKEDAEADSFADRSRYVAPYVRIKARRVGQAAQQESRGAIWLPGS